ATGGAAGAGTGGGGCTTGGTTTCAGCAGCACCTTGGGCGAAGTCCTGtttcttttctgagcctcagattctcCAACCATGAGAGAGGGTAAGTCAGTACTTTCCACGAACCTCTCACTGAGTCCTTGTGAAAAGAGACTAATCTACCATATGCAAGAATACTTAACACATGAGTTCTAATGGTTATCTCCTGCTGCGTAACAAATCTCCCCAAGCTTAGTGACTAAAGACAACaattattatctcatagtttctgtggtTCAGGCACATAGATGTAGCTTCAGTGGGTTGTCTGTCTCAGAGTCTCTCACAGACTGTGATCAAGATGttggatggaggagttcccatcatggctcagtggttaatgaatccaactgggaaccatgaggttgcgggttcgattcctggccttgctcagtgggttaaggatcggcgttgccatgagctgtggtgtaggttgcagatgcggctcagatccagtattgctgtggctctggcgtaggccagtggctacagctctgatttgacccctagctgggaatctccatatgccacgggagcagcccaagaaatggcaaaaagtttaaaaaaaaagaaaagaaaaaagatgttggctgtggctttggtctcATCTCAAAGCTCAACTAGAGAAAGACCCCTTTCTATGCCCACACACTTGGTGGGATTCAGTTCCTCAGATTACTGAACTGAGAGCCTCAGCTCCTCATGAGTTGGTGGCCAGAGGCcctcagttccttgccatgtGGGCCTCTCTAGCTCACAACATGGAACCACTTCCAAAAAGAAGAGCCAGGGAGAGTGTGAATAAGACAGTAGTCACAGTCTTTTGTAACCTCATCTTGAAAGTGGCATCCCATCATTTTCACCACAGTCCATGAGTTAGAAACAAGTCAGTAGGTCCAGCTCATACTTAAAGGGATAGAATTACACAAGTGGGCAAATACCAAGGAATGGGGGAGGGGTCACTGGAAGCCATGTTACTGCCCACCTCGGTCCACCCTCTAGCCCCAAATGATAAACACTCCTTCCACATGCAAAATATagtcatcccctcccctcccaagaTTTCCAAAAGTCTCATCCTATTAGAGCATCGGCTTAACATTTAGAATCTGGTCCTATAAATTGGGTCCAGGTGTGGATGAAGCTCCTTGGTTCTTATTCTTGTCCATTAGTAAATCTGATAAACTTTGCTATCTGTCCTGAACCCACCCAACATCCAATGGTGTGGAGGATATAGGATGAGAGCTGTAGATAGTCCTGtccaaaaatgaggaaaattcaGACTTGAAGGAGTCACTGGTCCATAGCAATCCTGAAATCCAGCCAAGCAAATGTTGGACTTTCCCTGATTTGGTTTCAAGATACAACTTGATGGCTCTCCACTCTGCCATATGGACTCTTGCTTTCACTTACTAAgatacattttcttcttccttctttccttccttccttccttccttccttccctctctccctctctccctccctccctccatctctctctgtcttccttcctttctttccttccttccttccttccttccttcctttctttctttctttctttctttctttctttctttctttctttctttctttctttctttctttctttctttctttccttgaggGAGGATGTGTTTTCAGCCGAATAGTTTTCTCAGACTGTTTCCTGCCAGCAGAATTTGGGAGTCTActgatctctttttattttgtactatCTCTGTCCTTTTAACTCCAGCTGGCACTATTTTTACTGATACAGTTTTCTTAAAAGCTGTGAAACtgaagttgccattgtggtgcagtggaaacgaatccgactagtaagcatgaggttgcaggtcgatccccggccttgctcagtgggttaaggatctggtgttgccttgggctgtggtgtaggtcacaggcatggcttggatcctgattgctgtggctgtggggtagactgacagctgtagctctgattaaacccctagcctgggaacctccatatgccacaagtacagccctaaaaagcaaaaaaaaaaaaaaaaaaaaaaagaaaagaaaagaaaaataaaagaaagaaaataaacttatagtgGTCCACTCCActagacaaaaggacaaaagtcCCATTCTTTTTTCTACTGGGGCTCTCGCTAAGGGACAGCATCCTTAAGCTTCCAAGAGGCCTTATTGTTCTATTGAGAGGATCTCTGAGAAgcaatcctgggagttcctgttgtggtgcagctgaaacaaatccaactaggaaccatgaggttacaggttcaatccctggcctcactcagtgggttaaggatctggcgttgccgggagctgtggtgtaggtcgaagatgcagcttgtatctggtgttgctgtgtctgtggtgtaggctggcagctatagctccaattagacccctagcctgggaacctccatatgccgtaggtgcggccgtaaaaagacaaaaggaaaaaaaaaaagaagcaatcccAGTTGTAGTTCAGCACATtaagaacccactagtatccatgaggaagcaggtttgatccctggcctcactcagtgggttaaggagccagcattgccacaagctgcagggtaggttgcagacacggctcagatctggtgttgctgtggctgtggttcttAACCAGCTCTGAGTTTATCAGTAGACCAATTTGCTGGATGACCTCAGACAAATTACTCTCCCTCTCTGGAGCTCAggttctttatttataaaatgaagagattGGATTAACTAATCTAAAAATCACttaaggagtttccatggtggcccagggggtcaagaatccaactgcaggagttctcactgtggtgcagcagaaacgaatctgactaatatccatgaggacatgggttcgatccctagcctcgctcagtgggttaaggatccagcattgctgtgagctgtggtcacagatgtggctcggatccattgctgctgcggctgtggtgtaggctggcagctgctgcagttccgattcaacccctggcctgggaacgtccatatgccactggtatggccctaaaaagaaaaaagaaaaatcacaaaggaagaagaggagcccTGGGCCCCCAGACTGCTTGAGAAAGGCCTTGAGGCAGTGATGATGGAGATGACCAGGGCTTTCCAGACAAGGCACAGCCCAATGCCAAGGTCCAGGAGGCAGGCCCAGTGCCAGGGTGGTGGGTGGATGGGGCAGGGGGCTCCTGGGTGCCAGAGAGCCCTGAAGGCAGCATGGAGGGACCTCTGATCAGGCTGGGCCGATGGCCATGGGCATCCCCGTTCAGCCCTTGTTCGTTGTTACCGTCTGTGTCGTTTGATATGATTGTGTTTCTCTGTCTACAGGACTAGGCTTGGAGTTCTCTGTCCCAGAGCAAGAGCCGATGGAGCTGGGCCACCGACCAGGTAGGACAGGCCGACCAGGGTCACGCCGAGGGCACACGTGGGGCTTCTGGAGGGCCTCCCTGGGGGCGCAGGGACCagccccttccccctctccctcagTCCTGCTTTGGCCTCCAGACCCACTGTGTGACCTGACATCCTTGGGGTGATCCGttcaaagacagaaaggaaagagagggaaagcaaTAGTGctgagcccctcccagctgccaggCCTGGGGATTGTGACCTCTCTCTCAGGTCCCCTCTTGTAACCGAACACAAGTTCCAGGGGGTCCTacccacagtgaggccaaacaaaatGAAGTTTAAACTTGGCGCAAAGAAAATGTTGATTGCAGGACCAAGAAAGGAGAGGGGCTGGCTTGTGCTCAGAAACCTCCAAACTCCCCGTTGTTTTGGGAAGgagaagtttttttggtttgtttttctctgtttgttcatttctggcggtcctgcagcatgtggaaatcctgggtcagggatcagaaccgagccatagctgtgacctatgccacggctgaagcaagcctggatccttaacccactgagccgggtcAGGGGTTGCACCTGCGTTCCAGCACAGCAGAGACGCCACCAACCCCCTTGCATCGCGGTGGAAACTCTAGGGGGGAacgtttttataggcaaaatttggggtaAGGACTGCGGGGCGTGTGACTTTCTTGTGATGGGTTGGCGGTGAGGTCGCAGAATGATGCTCCGGGAATCTTGCCCTCAGCCCTAAATCATCATTCTCAACTGAGCAGGAGCCATAGTTCTGCAGAAAAGCTCAAAGATATTGCTCCGTTTATCCCATAATGAATATCCAGAGTCCTCCTTTATCACtgcattgttatttctttttttttttttctttttacggctgcaccttcggcatatggaggttcccaggctaggggtccaatcagagctacagctgccagcctacacctcagccacagcaacaccagatccaagctgtgtctgcaaactacaccgcagctcatgggcaatgccggatccttaaccgctgagtgaggccagggatcgaacctgcatcctcatggatactagtcagattcattactgctgagccacaacgggaactgctccCTTCCTGTTTTTCACTGTGCATCTGTttacctctccttccctccctctcttcccttttcAGGTACAACCACTTTGGCCAGGGGCCATGTGAACAAGGAAGACCAGCAGGACACGGACCCCTGGAGAACTGCCTGCAGCCCCTTGGACTCCTCCAAGTTCAAGTACCAGGTCCCAGTCTCCCAGCAGCCATCCCTGTACCGGGGAGACAGCCCCCGAGGCAGCTCCCTGGGGCAGGCCTCCCTGGAGGAGATCCGGCCTCCGCCCCCATCCACCATCAGCGGGGCCTCCCCCTGCAGGGACTCACAGCTGGGGTCCCTGAAGAATGGGAGCTACAGACCCTCCTCGAGGGAGAGCAGGGCTTCCTCCCGAGTGGGGGCTCAGctgtgccaggggctggaggaagacCCCAGATCAGGGGCCCAGGGCCAGAGGAGCAGCAGCATCCCCAACAACATTCGCCACAAGTTTGGGAGCAACGTGGTGGATCAGCTGGTCTCCGAGGAGCAGGTGTCAGAACGGGGCGCGGGGGGCTCAGGGTGGCAGGGAGGTCAGGCACAGCGACCTACAGTAAGAACCCCTAAGcaagctgatcttttttttttttttaactttttggggctgcacctgtggcatatggaagttcccaggctaggggtcaaaacaacGGGAAGTCCTAAGGAAGCTGCTCTTGAGTACAGGGTCCCTGTAATTATATCAAAAAGTaggagtttctgtcttggctcagtggttaacgaatctgactaggaaccctggccttgctcagcgggttaaggatccggtgttcccgtgagctgtggtgtaggtcacagccatggctcggatctggcattgcaggctggtggctacaactccgattgaaaccctagcctgggaacctccatatgccatgggaaatgaccctagaaaaggcaaaaagacaaaaaaaaaaaaaaaaaaaaaggatgcgggttcgatccctggcctcgctcagtgggttaaggatccggcattgccatgagctgtggtgtaggtcgcagatgcagctcggatcccacgtagctgtagctctggtgtaggccggcagcaacagctccgattcgacccctagcctaagaagctccatatgccgtggaagcgggcctagaaaagacaaaagacaaaaaaaaaaaagatgagctggGTTTGACTCCTTATAAAGATGTGTCCTGAGGCTGCTCCACAGCAGGTGTCTAGTTTTCAGGATCCTTCTCCATGCCTGAGGCCTGAGTgggagacagggtgggggtggggggatgggaggagtgGGGGGATTGGGGGGGTGGCACACCTTCAGCTATGCCACCTCTCAGGCCTGGGAGTCGGTTGAAGGCTGCAGGCTAAGGGTAGGGAGGAGGTGGTGAGTGCAGGCTCAGTGGGAGAAGTTAGATGGAAGCTGGCTCGTCTCTGCTCCTCGTCGctcccccctgcctccctcctcaggTTCAAAGGGCCCTTGGTGAAGCCCGGGAGGGCCCAAAGAGGGCAAGCTCCTGGCCCAGCCGGATCCAGAGTCCTGCCGACGTCACCTCCATCTTTTCCGACTACTATGATCTGGGCTACCACATGCGGTCAAACTTCTTTCAAGGTCAGGCTGAAGGGCAAGGGTGGGTGCTATGAACATGGATAGCCCCCCAATGCATTAGGCAAGGGGAGCTTTGGGTGTCCACCGCTTACTGGACCCCAAATGGAATCTTAAGACCCCAGGATACATCCCCAGGGACACCCAGTTCATGGCCACCAAGAGCCGCCtctatgccaggccctgtgctggggacATCCAGTCCCCTGGCAAGTCTGTCCTGACCATTTGGATGGCCCATTGCAGCTGGCAGTCAGCCCCTCACTCCTCTTCTACCTCTGGTGTCCTAATCTGCCAAGAGGAGGCCTGGGCGCCCCTGGCCCGGCCACCATTGGTCACCATGACAGTACCAGGCTTCCTGGGTTCAAAGCTCAGCTCAGccagtgggtgtggccttaggcaggatccttaacctctctgagtctctgccAATCTTCTCAGTGGGTACAATGGAGCTAAAGACATGGCAGGATTCTATGAAGAGCCAGCCGCAGGGGGGCACTCAGGCCTGAGCACACAGTGAGTGCTTAGTAGCTGATAGgccacatttttctttcccagagcCCAGGGGTGGCACCTCTGGGACAAAGTGTGGGTCGGATGTCTGGACATTTGCCATGTGTCTGTCCTGTGGGTGCCCATGGTTTTtcgattttcttttcttttttctttcttttttcctttgtagggccccacctgtggcatatggaggttcccaggctaggggttgaatctgagctacagtcaccggcctacaccacagtcacagcaacaccagatccaagcgacatcttccacccatgccacagctggcggcaatgctggatcccagacccacttagtgaggccaggggttgaactgcaTCTTCgcagataccagtcaggttcttaacccactgaaccacaatgggaactccccccacagttctttctttctttctttctttttctttttttttttttttttgtctttttagggctcaacctgtggcatatggaggttcccaggctaggggtccaactggagctgtagccaccagcctataccccagccacagcaatgcaggatctgagccatgtctccgacctacaccacagctcacagcaatgctggatccttaacccactggaatcgaacctgcatcctcattgatgctagtcgggttcgttaacctctgagccacgacgggaactcccatgggtcTTTTTCTTAAGGAGTACTCCTAGCTCCATTTCACAGGCAGATGAGAAACAGTTTGCCCAGAAACTCTCACTagtaagaggtggatctgaaactCAACGCCAGGTTTTTCTTTAGCCTCCAAAGCCCCAGAGTCTTTCCCAGCACTGGGTCACCCCAGGAGCTATGACCCTGTTTCCAAGGGTTGAACCGATTGCTCCGATGGGGCCCTCGGTCAGCAAGCGGTGGCTTCTCTCTGGCCCCAGGTTCTAGTTAGGCCTCATTGCAAAAGGCCAAGTCTTTCTggcttcttctttcttccctcctcactccatgtgcccccagggcctggcaagCCTCccacctggctcagatcctggtcACCCGAGGAACCAGACAGCCATGGGAAAACCTTTCTGGGTTTTTCTTTGGGCTTGGTGAGAAAGGGTGTTGCTTGGGAGGAAAGAGAGGATACAGCTCAGATTGTCCTGTTCTGGGCTTCAGGAATCAGCCTTCCGTTTGTCTCTATAACATTTAACACccagtaatttttgtttttggcttcagCCTGATGTGACATctcagttcccagtccagggattgaaccttcaccacagcgatgaaagcgccaagtcctaaccactagacccccagggaactcctctagcacCCAGTATATGGGCCCTTATGTGGTGATGTCTACGTAAATGGGACAGAATGATCTAAAAAGCCTCCAGCCCTGAGTGttcactgaggctcagtgggttatcagtatccttgaggatgcaggttcgatccctggcctcactcagtgggttaaggatccggcgttgccatgagctgtggtaagttgcaaatgcagctcagatcccaagttgctgtggctgtggtaataggccagcagctatagctctgattcaactcctagcctgggaacttctatatgctgagggtgcaccctaaaaagcaaaaaaaaaaaaaaaaaaaaaaaaaaaaacacggcaTCCAGCCTGAGAAACACAAGGGTGCAATGGAGCCCACTCATACCCGCTTGCACCAGCTTCTAGGAGTCGATTGTTGCATTTTACCAAACCAGTTGGCATCACAAAGCTATCTTACAATTGACCACAGTGTTTCAGCTGACCCTTGAAAaacggggtggggtgggagggggagttGTGGTGCTGattgcaccccccgccccccgggcccAGTCAAAATCAGAGAACTATTCTCTCTGCCTTGAAAACAAAGGAATTGATAAGTGACTAACCCAGGGCAGGAATCTCAGACAGTTTGGACAGAATCAGGACTCTGTCCTTGCTCTATTGATTCCATGCACTGTGACTTTTAACCAAACAAACTTTCCCCCACACCTAGTTAATTTTTAAAGCTCTGttaaaggaaaacacaggtaCTGtatgtgttgaaaaaaaaaatacagacatagGTCAACTCgtgcagttcaaacccacattgttcaagggtcaagggTATTTACACTGCAGAAATTGGCAAGCGCTACGAATTAGGGCGTTGCTTTCCACACCCAGCTGTCCATGTGCCTCACCTCCGCGTTCCCCTCTGTTGCCATCAGCCCCGCTTGGTCTTCGCACTTGCTGCTCCAGGCCAAGGAGGTTCTTGTGGCCGGACAGGAGCGGGGAGAGGAAATCAGAGGACACGAGCTAGGTGGCCGTGGCCGCTGGACGGTCTCTTCTCTTAGTGAATTGGGGAACCAGGGGAAGGTCTTAAGCAGAGAAAGGCACGATTTGACTTAGCCTAAGGGATTATTCCAGTTGCCGTGTTGAGAACAGATGTAAGGGAGCTGGGGCAGAAACGGGGAGACCGGTGAGGAGGGGACTGCAAAAACCCGGGTGGGATGAATTGCTCTTTCCTGAGATAGAGATGTTTCCAGGAGGAGTGGGTTGAAGAAATCCTGTGCCATGCTACGTCATAAAGATATTCTTTTATGTAACTGTAGCCTACTAAAATacttagttttggagttcccgccgtggtgcagtgggttaagaatctgactgcagcagcttctCTCACTGcgggggtgcaggtttgatcccctgtacagtgggttaaaagatccggcttGGCAGCAGCTCTGGCAAAGGTCACagttatggctcagattcaatccctggcctgggaatgtccataggctgcaggtgtggccataaaaaaacaacactatatccaatcccttatgataggacatgatggaagataatatgagtaaaagaatgCATAGATAGGCAttgccttcgtggctcagtggagacaaatctgactagtatccttgaggacctaggttcgatccctggccttgctcagcaggttaaggatccggcgttgccgtgagctgtggtgtaggtcgcagactcggctcggatccagcattgctgtggctgtggtgtaggccttcagctacagctctgattcaacccgtagcctgggaacctccatatgcagcggggtgcagccctaaaaagacaaaagacaaaaaagaaaaaaaccaaacacaccagatccttagcccactgcaccactagggaactccccactccagattattttgaagcaaattccagGCTTCTTACCATCcgttatctttctttcttttttttttttattaatttatttttttcccactgtacggcaagggaatcaagttatccttacatgtatacattttttcccctaccctcATCCGTTATCTTTCCGTTATTATGTTTCGTTTCTGAAATTCCATTAAATGCACTTATTTTATGGTCTGTCACTGATCATTCAAATCCCTGTTATTTCTGGAATTTGGTGCTCTGTTTGATGATTCTGCTGACTATTGATTTCCTGTGTGTGGGTTTTAACTTTACGCACAGACATAAACATTGTCTGAACATACAGGTATCAATTGCCGCATGCCAGATGCTCCAACTAATGTACTCTTCTCAAtcttttttcggtctttttagggcagcatatggaagctcccaggctaggggttgaattggagctatagctgccagccacagcaacgtgggatctgagctgtgtctgcaacctacaccacagctctcggcaacgccggatccttaacccactgagtgaggccagggatcgaacctgtgtcctcgcgATACATGGatactcgttaaccactgagccaccacgggaacgcctaATCTTCTCAGTCTTGAAAGTACATGTTATTCCTTCAAATAGATGAAGCGATCAAAGCTCTGAGAGGTTAGAATCTTATCTGAGGCCATACTGTCCAGAAATGatggagctggggtttgaacccaggctggCTTCCCTCTGCCTCACCCTCCCCATTCCCTTGGCCTCTCACAATCCACCATCCCTAGAGGAAATTGACACCCAGGTACGACCCCTGGAGTACCTGCCCTCCGTCGACTCAGGGCTTCTGGGAATGTCTTCACGGGGTCCCACAGGGGCCCCTCAGGAGACGAAGAGCCTCATGAAGGCCTCCTACACCCCGGAGGTGATTGAGAAATCAGTGAGAGACATAGAACACTGGCACGGCAGGAAGACGGATGACCTGGGTAGGTAggagctgtggggaggggaggtgggcacTCCCTGCGCAGGCGTATTGGGCCCAAGGTCCAGAGGGGAAAGCCCAGCTGGTGGGCTTTTGGAAGACACTTGGCCACCAATGGAGCTTGGCTATTCCAGAGGGCCTCTGGGTGACCTGTGCTGACACCTCCCTTGCTCTCTGCAGGACGGTGGCACCAGAAAAATGCAATGAACATGAACTTGCAGAAGGCAttggatgagaaagaaaagagcaaaaacaagAACTCGAAGTAGAAGATTAAACCGAGAAGCGGTGCCCTCCGCTCAGAGAAAGGGCcaacaataaacacacacatcGGCACCTTTGCCTCTGCTTGGCTTTCttccgggtgggggtgggagaatgCGCAGGGTTGTAGAGACCAAAAGAGGGAGCAGAGGAGCCCTGAGGACCCCAACCCCCCCGGGCCCTtccccctaaacacacacacaccttccccCTATCATTCTAGGAAAGGATGTGAGAGCTGAGGAGAACTCTACCCAAGCCCAGGACGCCTTGCCCCGTGTGGAGGGCTCTGATAGTGGAAACTGCTGGATTCTACCCTGTGGGACCCTCCGCAGCAGAATCTCAGTTATTTCCAGATGTCTGTTCTTTCCCCAAGAGGCTTTGGACTTGGGAGAAACTGGCCATAGCCAGCTCCCTTGCAGAGGTAGCTTGGATTTGTCTCCCATAATTCTAACCCTGCCCCCTACACGCAAAGTGATTGGTTCAGAAAGGGGCATGTGACTCGACTTAGGCCAATGAGATGCAAGGAAAGTGTGGGGTATACTGAGAAATTctgggagttttgttttgttttgttttttgccttttagggctgcactttgggcatatggaagtttctgggctcggggttgaatcagagctgcagctgctggcctaccgcacagccacagcaatgccagatcagaccCCCagccacacctacaccacagcttgtggcattgctggatccctaacccactgagtaaggcgaAGAATTGAACCCGTGtgcttgtggatactagtcaggttcttaagccactgagccacaactggaactctctctcttttttttttttttttttcttttttgagaaattattttttccaccaGGAAAACTTGGGAGCATTCTTGCTCCTGAGCAAGGAACTATGCAGCATAGGCTGTTCGGGCAGATACCCAGTGACAGGAGGAACTGGTGTCCCTGCAGTACAATCTGGGTCTCCCACGACCTCACTGAGCTGCTCCATCCTCCTGGCCAGAAGCCCTTTCCCCTGATCtccgaacttttttttttttttttttagggccacacccaaggcaagtggaagttcccaggctagcgtttGAACCAGAGcttacagctgctggtctacacagagtggcatctgtgatctataccacagctcactgaacgaggccagggatcgaacctgcgtcctcatggatgctagtcagattcgttggcactgagccacaaaggctgCTCCTGGGTACCTACGTTCTGCCAGACTCTGTT
Above is a window of Sus scrofa isolate TJ Tabasco breed Duroc chromosome 5, Sscrofa11.1, whole genome shotgun sequence DNA encoding:
- the TEX33 gene encoding testis-expressed protein 33 isoform X4, yielding MELGHRPGTTTLARGHVNKEDQQDTDPWRTACSPLDSSKFKYQVPVSQQPSLYRGDSPRGSSLGQASLEEIRPPPPSTISGASPCRDSQLGSLKNGSYRPSSRESRASSRVGAQLCQGLEEDPRSGAQGQRSSSIPNNIRHKFGSNVVDQLVSEEQVQRALGEAREGPKRASSWPSRIQSPADVTSIFSDYYDLGYHMRSNFFQGAPQETKSLMKASYTPEVIEKSVRDIEHWHGRKTDDLGRWHQKNAMNMNLQKALDEKEKSKNKNSK
- the TEX33 gene encoding testis-expressed protein 33 isoform X2, with translation MPRLKQAWILNPLSRVRGCTCVPAQQRRHQPPCIAVETLGGNVFIGKIWGTTTLARGHVNKEDQQDTDPWRTACSPLDSSKFKYQVPVSQQPSLYRGDSPRGSSLGQASLEEIRPPPPSTISGASPCRDSQLGSLKNGSYRPSSRESRASSRVGAQLCQGLEEDPRSGAQGQRSSSIPNNIRHKFGSNVVDQLVSEEQVQRALGEAREGPKRASSWPSRIQSPADVTSIFSDYYDLGYHMRSNFFQGAPQETKSLMKASYTPEVIEKSVRDIEHWHGRKTDDLGRTVAPEKCNEHELAEGIG
- the TEX33 gene encoding testis-expressed protein 33 isoform X1, yielding MPRLKQAWILNPLSRVRGCTCVPAQQRRHQPPCIAVETLGGNVFIGKIWGTTTLARGHVNKEDQQDTDPWRTACSPLDSSKFKYQVPVSQQPSLYRGDSPRGSSLGQASLEEIRPPPPSTISGASPCRDSQLGSLKNGSYRPSSRESRASSRVGAQLCQGLEEDPRSGAQGQRSSSIPNNIRHKFGSNVVDQLVSEEQVQRALGEAREGPKRASSWPSRIQSPADVTSIFSDYYDLGYHMRSNFFQGAPQETKSLMKASYTPEVIEKSVRDIEHWHGRKTDDLGRWHQKNAMNMNLQKALDEKEKSKNKNSK
- the TEX33 gene encoding testis-expressed protein 33 isoform X3, producing MPRLKQAWILNPLSRVRGCTCVPAQQRRHQPPCIAVETLGGNVFIGKIWGTTTLARGHVNKEDQQDTDPWRTACSPLDSSKFKYQVPVSQQPSLYRGDSPRGSSLGQASLEEIRPPPPSTISGASPCRDSQLGSLKNGSYRPSSRESRASSRVGAQLCQGLEEDPRSGAQGQRSSSIPNNIRHKFGSNVVDQLVSEEQVQRALGEAREGPKRASSWPSRIQSPADVTSIFSDYYDLGYHMRSNFFQGRWHQKNAMNMNLQKALDEKEKSKNKNSK